Proteins encoded within one genomic window of Panacibacter microcysteis:
- a CDS encoding class I SAM-dependent methyltransferase, protein MKDNFSAQAEAYANFRPHYPTEMYAFIYGQLSCYDRALDIATGNGQVAKELAAKFSQVYATDISAKQLSEAPQLPNIQYKQEAAEQSSFADHFFDLVTVAQAIHWFNFDAFYANVRRITKPGGIIAVAGYGLVSVNTVTDRWLQHFYTNIIGPYWDSERKYIDDHYTTIPFPFEEISAPSLFIRYKWSKQQFLGYLNTWSAVQHFIRANSVNPLAGDTLQRLDSIWPDNTCYDISFPLLLRVGRL, encoded by the coding sequence ATGAAAGATAACTTCTCGGCGCAGGCAGAAGCTTATGCAAACTTCAGACCGCATTACCCTACAGAGATGTACGCATTTATATATGGCCAGCTAAGCTGTTATGATCGTGCGCTGGACATAGCAACAGGGAACGGGCAGGTTGCCAAAGAACTGGCTGCAAAGTTTAGCCAGGTTTACGCAACAGATATAAGTGCAAAGCAATTGTCTGAAGCGCCGCAGCTACCCAACATCCAATACAAACAGGAAGCCGCAGAACAAAGTTCATTTGCGGATCATTTTTTTGATCTTGTCACCGTTGCACAAGCGATACACTGGTTCAATTTCGACGCATTTTACGCCAATGTAAGGCGGATTACAAAACCGGGTGGCATTATTGCCGTGGCAGGTTATGGCCTTGTATCCGTTAATACAGTAACAGACAGATGGCTGCAACATTTTTACACCAATATTATAGGACCATACTGGGATAGTGAAAGAAAATACATTGATGACCATTACACAACTATTCCTTTTCCTTTTGAAGAGATCAGTGCACCATCGTTGTTCATCCGTTATAAGTGGTCGAAACAACAGTTTCTCGGCTATTTAAATACCTGGAGCGCTGTACAACATTTCATCCGGGCAAATAGTGTAAACCCGCTGGCAGGAGATACATTGCAACGGCTTGATTCAATATGGCCCGATAATACCTGCTATGACATTTCATTTCCGCTGTTGTTGCGGGTTGGTCGTTTATAA
- a CDS encoding TonB-dependent receptor, with the protein MIKKILLTFILINTLTGIFAQDKFTLNGYIKDSLSGETLIGANIAVKEEGRGVTTNQYGFFSLTLARGKYDLLVTYVGYQPRLVSIDFDGNKTLNILLSQGLSDLNNVTVVGRKRESNVKSAQMGKVDLSITTIKSLPSFLGEVDILKALQLLPGVRNAGEGNSGFYVRGGGPDQNLILLDDAVVYNTGHLFGFFSVFNSDAIKSLSLIKGGMPAQYGGRLSSVIDIAMKDGNMNKTEVDAGIGLIASRLAIQGPIKKNKASYMISARRTYIDALTKPFIGKENSFRGSGYYFYDLNAKVNYIFSEKDRLYLSGYFGRDKFDFNNGKRSFKVSIPWGNSTATLRWNHIFNKKLFANTSLVYNDYRFSFTGLQNDFNINLSSGIKDLNAKTDFDYYATPEHKLKFGAQYTFHTFLPSVVSGNQDTIEFKPANVQRKYANEYALYIQDDWDVSRAIKLNYGIRYSQFQQVGRYTAYTTDADGNKTDSTLYGSGQTVKTYGGFEPRLTVRYAINDVSSFKAGVTRNLQYIHLVTNAGSTLPTDIWVPSTYRVKPQIGWQYAAGYFRNFNNNMFETSVEVYYKTMQNQIEYREGYTPNTLKDPEEDFVFGKGWSYGAEFFVNKVKGRLTGWVGYTLSYTWRRFAQLNDGEKYPSRYDRRHDLSVVGTYQLSSKWKLSSVFVFGTGNAISLPERFYFVDGTLTQEYSRINAYRMKPYHRLDVAATYTPVPKKKRKYTGSWVFSIYNLYSRANPYFYYFDQEGSATQGTLTIKSKQVSLFPVIPSVTWNVKF; encoded by the coding sequence GCATTTTTGCACAGGATAAGTTTACACTGAATGGTTATATAAAAGATTCGCTTTCCGGCGAAACACTGATAGGCGCCAACATTGCCGTAAAGGAAGAGGGCAGGGGCGTTACCACCAATCAATATGGTTTTTTTTCACTTACACTTGCAAGGGGTAAATATGACCTGCTGGTAACTTATGTAGGTTACCAGCCAAGACTGGTATCTATAGATTTTGATGGCAACAAAACGCTGAACATTTTACTGTCGCAGGGTTTAAGCGATCTTAACAATGTAACCGTTGTAGGCCGCAAAAGAGAGAGCAACGTAAAGAGTGCGCAAATGGGCAAGGTTGACCTTAGTATAACGACTATAAAGTCGCTGCCATCATTCCTGGGCGAAGTTGATATTCTGAAAGCTTTACAGTTACTGCCAGGTGTAAGAAACGCCGGTGAAGGCAATTCAGGATTTTACGTGCGTGGTGGCGGGCCAGACCAGAACCTTATTCTGCTGGATGATGCGGTTGTTTACAATACCGGGCATTTGTTTGGCTTTTTCTCTGTCTTTAATTCTGATGCCATTAAAAGTTTATCGCTTATAAAGGGTGGTATGCCGGCACAATATGGTGGCAGGCTATCTTCGGTAATAGACATTGCCATGAAAGATGGCAACATGAACAAAACAGAGGTAGATGCGGGTATCGGGTTAATTGCATCCAGGCTGGCCATACAGGGGCCAATCAAAAAGAATAAGGCATCTTATATGATCTCTGCACGCAGAACCTACATAGATGCTCTTACCAAACCATTCATTGGTAAAGAAAACAGTTTCCGTGGTTCGGGCTATTACTTCTACGACCTGAATGCAAAAGTGAATTACATATTTTCAGAAAAAGACAGGCTATACCTGAGTGGCTATTTCGGCCGCGATAAGTTTGATTTCAACAATGGCAAACGTTCCTTTAAAGTAAGTATTCCATGGGGTAATTCTACTGCCACTTTAAGATGGAACCATATCTTTAATAAAAAGCTGTTTGCCAACACTTCACTTGTTTATAACGACTATAGATTTTCCTTTACGGGTTTACAAAACGATTTTAATATCAACCTTTCCTCAGGTATAAAAGACCTTAATGCAAAAACAGATTTCGATTATTATGCCACACCAGAGCATAAACTAAAGTTTGGTGCGCAATATACCTTTCATACTTTTTTGCCAAGCGTTGTAAGCGGCAACCAGGATACAATCGAGTTTAAACCCGCCAATGTACAGCGAAAATATGCCAATGAATATGCATTGTACATACAGGACGACTGGGATGTTAGCCGTGCCATCAAACTTAACTATGGCATACGCTACAGCCAGTTTCAGCAGGTAGGCAGATACACAGCGTATACGACAGATGCAGATGGCAACAAAACAGACAGCACCCTTTATGGCTCAGGACAAACTGTGAAGACATATGGAGGCTTTGAACCACGGTTAACCGTGCGTTATGCCATCAACGACGTAAGCTCTTTTAAAGCCGGCGTTACTAGAAACCTTCAATACATACACCTTGTTACCAATGCCGGCAGTACATTGCCAACAGATATATGGGTGCCCAGCACTTACCGTGTAAAACCACAGATCGGCTGGCAGTATGCAGCAGGTTATTTCAGGAACTTCAATAACAATATGTTTGAAACTTCAGTGGAAGTTTATTATAAAACCATGCAAAACCAGATTGAGTATCGTGAAGGTTACACGCCTAATACTTTGAAGGATCCTGAAGAAGATTTCGTTTTTGGTAAAGGCTGGAGTTATGGTGCAGAGTTTTTTGTAAACAAAGTTAAAGGCAGGCTTACAGGCTGGGTTGGTTACACGCTATCTTATACGTGGCGAAGATTTGCCCAGTTAAATGATGGAGAAAAATACCCCAGCCGCTACGACAGAAGGCACGATCTTTCAGTGGTGGGTACCTACCAGTTAAGCAGTAAATGGAAATTATCATCGGTCTTTGTTTTTGGCACTGGTAACGCTATCTCCTTGCCTGAGCGATTTTATTTTGTAGATGGCACATTAACGCAGGAGTACAGCCGCATCAATGCCTACCGCATGAAACCTTATCACCGGCTGGATGTGGCGGCCACTTACACGCCGGTACCAAAAAAGAAACGCAAATACACCGGCAGCTGGGTGTTCAGTATTTATAACTTATATAGCCGCGCCAATCCTTACTTCTACTATTTCGACCAGGAAGGAAGTGCTACACAGGGTACGCTCACCATCAAGTCAAAGCAGGTTTCATTGTTTCCTGTTATACCGTCGGTGACATGGAATGTAAAGTTTTAA
- a CDS encoding TspO/MBR family protein, whose product MDQSYSKSLNPNLKLFLSLAITLLVGFGAGFATSSAIGTWYAGLNKPFFNPPNWLFAPVWTILYILMGISCYFVWKQPETSKRNVALFVFAVQLALNGMWSIIFFNFHQVGWALVDIVLLWVMILITMYLFSQHSKVAVWLLYPYFFWVSFASVLNGAILYLN is encoded by the coding sequence ATGGATCAATCTTATTCAAAATCGCTGAACCCAAATCTGAAACTTTTTCTCTCACTTGCTATTACATTGCTTGTTGGTTTCGGGGCAGGCTTTGCAACCTCATCAGCTATTGGCACCTGGTACGCCGGTTTAAACAAGCCTTTTTTCAATCCACCTAACTGGTTGTTTGCACCCGTATGGACAATTCTTTACATACTCATGGGCATATCATGCTATTTTGTGTGGAAGCAGCCTGAAACATCTAAACGAAATGTAGCATTATTTGTTTTTGCAGTGCAACTTGCACTAAACGGAATGTGGAGTATTATCTTCTTTAATTTTCACCAGGTTGGCTGGGCATTGGTAGATATTGTTCTTTTGTGGGTCATGATTCTTATAACAATGTATTTGTTTTCGCAGCATTCGAAAGTTGCCGTTTGGTTACTATATCCATATTTCTTCTGGGTTAGTTTTGCCTCTGTGCTCAATGGTGCCATATTATACCTCAATTAA
- a CDS encoding energy transducer TonB, which produces MKRQIRSMALGLATIFVINACQTPEERAKEMNTQPVAENADANNNPEAAAVDTTTSLQADESMLSADSNTATSPAASVPPRQDEVVLKKKALKGRASVDMKAAPASGAKVEVMPSFPGGESSLNKFVEDNLQYPQQAIDNDVEGRVIVTFDVDENGRIYRPNVVSDKLGYGLEEEALRVIKSMPQWNPGKLKGKNVKTTFTLPIVYQLI; this is translated from the coding sequence ATGAAAAGACAGATTCGATCTATGGCGCTTGGTTTGGCAACTATATTCGTGATCAATGCCTGCCAGACACCGGAAGAAAGGGCGAAAGAAATGAACACACAACCAGTGGCCGAAAACGCCGATGCCAATAACAATCCCGAAGCCGCTGCAGTTGACACTACTACTAGCCTGCAGGCTGATGAAAGCATGCTGAGCGCCGATAGCAATACAGCCACATCGCCGGCTGCATCAGTGCCACCGCGCCAGGATGAAGTAGTGCTGAAAAAGAAAGCATTGAAAGGACGTGCATCTGTAGATATGAAAGCGGCACCTGCATCCGGCGCAAAAGTAGAAGTTATGCCATCGTTTCCTGGTGGGGAAAGTTCTCTAAACAAGTTTGTGGAGGATAATCTACAATATCCACAACAAGCGATAGATAATGATGTGGAAGGCAGGGTTATCGTAACATTCGATGTAGATGAAAATGGCAGGATATACAGGCCTAATGTAGTGTCTGATAAACTTGGTTACGGGCTGGAAGAAGAAGCATTACGCGTTATTAAATCAATGCCACAATGGAATCCCGGTAAACTGAAAGGTAAAAATGTAAAGACAACATTTACACTGCCGATCGTTTACCAGTTGATATAA
- a CDS encoding ABC transporter ATP-binding protein, with translation MIELKHISKWVNVGGARNFILKDVNLGITEGEFVSIMGPSGSGKSSLLNVIGMLDEADEGEYFFFGEPVHKLKEKHRSQLYKQYIGFVFQAYHLIDELTVYENIETPLIYQDMKTSERKAVVADILDRFNIVGKKDLFPTQLSGGQQQLVGIARALVAKPKLILADEPTGNLNSKQGEEIMELFKKLNEEDGVTIIQVTHSEKNAGYGSRIIHLLDGRIEREEPHLTIM, from the coding sequence ATGATCGAACTTAAGCACATCTCTAAATGGGTAAATGTTGGCGGGGCAAGAAATTTTATCCTGAAGGACGTTAACCTTGGTATTACCGAAGGCGAATTCGTGTCTATTATGGGGCCTTCCGGCTCAGGCAAATCATCTTTGCTCAATGTAATAGGCATGCTCGATGAAGCAGATGAGGGTGAATATTTCTTTTTCGGAGAGCCTGTACACAAACTTAAAGAAAAGCATCGCTCACAGCTGTACAAACAATACATAGGTTTTGTTTTCCAGGCTTACCATCTTATAGATGAGCTAACGGTGTATGAGAATATTGAAACACCGCTTATTTACCAGGATATGAAAACATCTGAGCGCAAAGCCGTGGTGGCAGATATTCTTGACCGCTTTAATATTGTTGGTAAAAAAGATCTTTTCCCCACACAGCTTTCGGGCGGTCAGCAGCAACTGGTGGGAATAGCCAGGGCACTTGTTGCCAAACCAAAACTGATTCTTGCCGATGAGCCCACAGGCAACCTCAATTCCAAACAGGGTGAAGAGATCATGGAGTTGTTTAAAAAACTAAATGAAGAAGACGGCGTAACTATCATTCAGGTTACACACTCTGAAAAAAACGCCGGCTATGGTTCCAGGATCATCCATTTACTCGACGGAAGGATTGAACGGGAAGAACCCCACCTGACAATCATGTAA
- a CDS encoding acyl-CoA thioesterase yields MSSYIKQVDIRWSDMDPNFHLRHSVYYDWGAMMRLSFLHDHGLTPAVMQQLHFGPILFREECVFKREILFGDTVFLNVYISKSRRDMSRWSMIHEVWKNKDILSATITVDGAWLDTQSRKLATPPAVIKTVFEALPKSPGFEWTD; encoded by the coding sequence ATGAGCAGTTATATAAAACAGGTTGACATCAGGTGGAGTGATATGGACCCTAATTTTCACCTGCGTCATTCGGTGTACTATGATTGGGGAGCAATGATGCGCCTGTCATTCCTGCATGATCATGGGTTAACGCCTGCTGTAATGCAGCAGTTGCATTTTGGCCCTATACTCTTCAGGGAGGAATGCGTTTTTAAGCGGGAAATACTTTTTGGCGATACTGTATTCCTGAATGTATATATAAGTAAAAGCAGGCGCGACATGAGCCGGTGGTCTATGATACATGAAGTATGGAAGAATAAAGATATTTTAAGCGCAACAATTACTGTTGATGGCGCCTGGCTTGATACGCAGAGCAGGAAGCTGGCTACCCCACCAGCAGTTATAAAAACAGTATTCGAAGCTTTACCAAAATCTCCCGGTTTTGAATGGACAGATTAA